One Mobula birostris isolate sMobBir1 chromosome 4, sMobBir1.hap1, whole genome shotgun sequence DNA window includes the following coding sequences:
- the cpdp gene encoding CPD photolyase, which yields MSSKSKRPSKKSVDEMKGFDHEQKNEESNEKAIEFPTSSKTLMEPNHDDLSQKEKLNDPARRKRIAKNCEPGQIQKELSYPYKNKSRKVEDQVSPPARENMLESIEKSRLSTAISVEEFSYNKNRVRLLSKANRIQDNCQGISYWMSRDQRVQDNWAFLYAQLLALEHKHPIHVVFCLVPKCPDATIRQFGFMLKGLQEVAEECRMLNIAFHLLTGFPEDVLPVFVKEHNIGAVVVDFSPLRLPLQWIEEVKNKLPKDLLFVQVDAHNIVPCWVASNKQEYSARTIRGKIHDKLPQFLTDFPPVIRHPYNSPQKLQIIDWDAVCTSLLVDRTVQQVDWAKAGTTAGLTRLESFIKGNLKHFGSDRNNPNKAALSNMSPWFHFGQVSVQRAVLEIKKFRNKFKESVDSYIEEAVVRRELADNFCFYNKMYDQCEGASEWAQKTLKLHSSDKRPYLYTLKQLEDGETHDTLWNAAQLQMVYEGKMHGFLRMYWAKKILEWTSSPEEALTFAIYLNDRYQLDGSDPNGYVGCMWSICGIHDQGWAERPIFGKIRYMNFNGCKRKFDVVQYQQKYNRKKFTKTI from the exons ATGTCTTCAAAAAGCAAAAGGCCGTCCAAGAAGTCTGTAGATGAAATGAAAGGTTTTGACCATGAGCAGAAGAATGAAGAATCAAATGAAAAAGCAATAGAATTTCCTACCTCTTCCAAGACCCTGATGGAACCCAATCACGATGATTTAAGTCAGAAAGAGAAACTAAATGACCCTGCTAGGAGAAAGAGAATAGCGAAAAATTGTGAGCCAGGACAAATTCAGAAAGAATTGTCCTACCCTTACAAAAATAAAAGTAGAAAAGTTGAAGATCAAGTATCTCCCCCAGCAAGGGAAAACATGTTAGAAAGCATTGAAAAGTCACGTTTGTCCACTGCAATATCGGTTGAAGAATTTAGTTATAACAAAAATCGTGTCCGTCTTCTTTCCAAAGCCAACAGGATCCAGGATAACTGTCAAGGAATTTCCTACTGGATGTCACGAGACCAGCGAGTGCAAG ATAACTGGGCTTTCCTGTATGCACAGTTGCTTGCTCTTGAGCATAAACACCCAATTCATGTCGTCTTCTGCTTGGTCCCCAAGTGCCCAGATGCCACCATCCGCCAATTTGGTTTCATGCTGAAAGGACTTCAGGAAGTTGCTGAG GAGTGTCGAATGCTGAATATCGCTTTCCATCTGCTGACTGGTTTTCCCGAAGATGTGCTGCCGGTGTTTGTTAAAGAACACAACATCGGTGCAGTGGTTGTAGACTTCTCACCATTACGCCTCCCTCTGCAGTGGATCGAGGAAGTGAAAAATAAATTACCAAAAGATCTGCTATTTGTCCAG GTGGATGCTCACAATATTGTACCTTGCTGGGTAGCTTCAAATAAACAAGAGTACAGTGCCAGAACAATCAGAGGGAAAATTCATGACAAGCTCCCACAGTTCCTGACCGATTTTCCTCCAGTTATCCGACATCCTTATAACTCTCCTCAGAAGCTCCAG ATCATTGACTGGGATGCAGTCTGCACAAGCCTTCTAGTGGATCGCACAGTTCAGCAAGTTGACTGGGCAAAAGCAGGAACTACAGCAGGTCTAACAAGGCTAGAGTCATTCATTAAGGGAAACCTGAAGCACTTCGGTTCAGACAGAAACAACCCAAACAAGGCCGCCTTAAGTAACATGTCACCATGGTTTCACTTTG GTCAAGTTTCAGTTCAGCGGGCAGTCCTTGAGATAAAGAAGTTCCGCAACAAGTTTAAAGAGAGTGTAGACAGCTACATTGAAGAAGCTGTGGTGCGGCGGGAGCTGGCAGACAACTTCTGCTTTTATAATAAAATGTATGACCAGTGTGAAG GTGCCTCAGAGTGGGCACAGAAAACTCTGAAATTGCACAGTAGTGACAAGCGGCCGTACCTTTACACCCTAAAACAGCTGGAGGATGGGGAAACACACGATACCTTGTGGAATGCTGCACAG CTTCAGATGGTCTACGAAGGGAAAATGCACGGTTTTTTACGAATGTATTGGGCTAAGAAGATCTTGGAGTGGACCTCTTCACCTGAGGAAGCACTGACGTTCGCCATCTATCTGAACGATCGTTACCAACTTGATGGATCAGATCCAAACGGATATGTGG GCTGTatgtggtcaatctgtggaatccatgACCAAGGCTGGGCAGAGCGACCAATCTTTGGCAAAATTCGTTACATGAATTTTAATGGATGCAAGAGAAAATTTGATGTTGTCCAATATCAGCAGAAATACAACCGCAAGAAGTTCACAAAAACGATTTAA